The proteins below come from a single Mytilus edulis chromosome 5, xbMytEdul2.2, whole genome shotgun sequence genomic window:
- the LOC139523586 gene encoding linear primary-alkylsulfatase-like translates to MLSVYAAFLATGLAVVAYFGHQVWSVNKAPTMAEQVKRELIPNEEFVKHSDTFNKQQVIKVTDNIYVAIGFALGNSIMVIAPEGLIIVDVTESVTAATEILKEFRKITNKPIKAILYTHHHQDHIGGAQGFLEKGVALPEVWSHHKLPHEVASFFTTSYGAKVRRSSRQFGVMVPASRKINAGLGLNLRYDSHGFIPPSKLATEKVTFAKIAGLDVHIHHIPGETSDQIGVWIPSWKAFLSGDDVYKAFPNIYTIRGAPARDPVDWYTSVQKMLDLDPDYLVPSHHRPIIGKNDIRNVLIPYRDGIQFVHDQALRFINKGLTPDEIAKRVKLPEKLEKHPYLREFYGTVPWSVKGVFQLYLGWFSGDPVDLFPLSTPEKASRVIALAGGVDNTISEAIKAWNKDDIQWSLELASYVLIQDKNNKDAKKLKVDALNLLGSRQINSIAANYYITCALETEGIVNLEDESTRKNEWQIIQKLPMKQLFQIFSSMFMPEVGVCETTEGIVQFIFSDTNSFVVLRIRNGVAIIEENGRAKNADVTVKTTETKLKAAFITRLDGPGDYTKDLNIDGGIVKFKNYMNCFEEDFQLLLP, encoded by the exons ATGCTGTCAGTTTATGCGGCGTTCTTAGCCACGGGCCTTGCTGTGGTTGCTTACTTTGGCCACCAAGTATGGTCAGTAAATAAAGCACCAACGATGGCGGAACAAGTTAAACGAGAGCTCATTCCAAATGAGGAGTTTGTCAAACACTCAGATACATTCAACAAGCAGCAAGTTATAAAG GTTACGGATAATATCTACGTAGCCATTGGCTTTGCTTTAGGGAACTCTATAATGGTGATCGCACCGGAAGGTCTTATTATTGTTGATGTAACTGAAAGTGTCACAGCAGCTACAGAAATTCTCAAGGAGTTTCGAAAGATCACAAACAAACCAATTAAAGCTATTCTCTACACTCATCATCATCAAGACCATATAGGCGGAGCGCAg GGATTCTTAGAAAAGGGTGTAGCATTGCCAGAAGTCTGGTCTCATCATAAGCTACCACATGAAGTCGCTAGTTTCTTCACTACATCATATGGTGCTAAAGTTAGACGATCTTCACGACAGTTTGGTGTAATGGTACCAGCTTCACGCAAGATCAATGCTGGTTTAGGTCTTAACTTGCGATATGATTCTCATGGGTTCATTCCTCCTTCCAAATTAGCAACTGAGAAAGTCACATTTGCTAAAATTGCAG GACTAGATGTGCACATCCATCATATTCCAGGGGAAACATCAGACCAAATTGGGGTATGGATTCCGTCCTGGAAAGCATTCCTCAGCGGTGATGATGTCTACAAAGCTTTCCCGAACATTTACACGATACGCGGAGCACCAGCCAGAGATCCAGTAGACTGGTATACATCTGTTCAGAAAATGCTAGATCTGGATCCCGACTATCTTGTTCCTAGTCACCATCGGCCAATCATCGGGAAAAATGACATTCGGAATGTATTAATTCCTTACAGAGATGGAATTCAGTTCGTTCACGACCAAGCACTGAGGTTTATCAATAAAGGTTTGACACCTGATGAAATAGCAAAGCGTGTGAAATTGCCAGAAAAATTAGAGAAACATCCTTATTTAAGAGAATTTTATGGCACTGTTCCATGGTCAGTGAAAGGGGTGTTTCAGTTGTATCTTGGATGGTTTAGTGGGGATCCAGTAGATCTTTTCCCCTTATCAACACCAGAAAAGGCATCACGTGTCATTGCGTTGGCTGGAGGAGTTGATAACACTATTTCCGAGGCTATTAAAGCCTGGAATAAGGATGATATACAATGGTCTCTCGAGCTTGCTTCATATGTTCTCATACAagataaaaataacaaagatGCCAAGAAACTTAAAGTTGATGCTCTTAACTTATTGGGCAGCAGACAGATCAATTCCATTGCTGCTAATTATTACATCACATGCGCACTCGAGACAGAAGGCATTGTTAACCTCGAAGATGAGTCAACTAGGAAAAACGAGTGGCAGATAATCCAAAAGCTGCCAATGAAGCAGTTGTTCCAAATATTTAGTTCTATGTTCATGCCGGAAGTTGGCGTTTGTGAAACAACCGAAGGAATCGTCCAGTTTATCTTTTCAGATACAAACAGTTTTGTGGTATTGAGAATTCGAAATGGTGTCGCTATTATTGAGGAGAATGGAAGAGCAAAGAATGCGGATGTAACTGTAAAGACAACCGAGACGAAACTTAAGGCAGCGTTCATAACGAGACTTGATGGACCAGGAGACTATACAAAAGACCTAAATATAGATGGCGGCATAGTCAAGtttaaaaattatatgaattgTTTCGAAGAAGATTTCCAACTTCTTTTGCCGTAG